The Denticeps clupeoides chromosome 10, fDenClu1.1, whole genome shotgun sequence DNA window TGGACGTGGACGTGTAGTGTACATTATGTGGAGGTATTTACTGAATaatttacacaacacacacttgtCGTCCTGCTGTCTGGGGAGTTTCTGATATACCCTTTTATACAAATATTTATTGCCCAGTACAGGGAATTCTGTCTCCAGATAAagaacaatgtgtgtgtgtgtgtgtgtgttctggatgACACTTCATTCGTGAGCATCTAGTCATAGATCAACAATTGATAGATAATTGTTTGATACCCAACTGGCAACTCATTAGCTCTTATTAATTGTTGTCTTTGTGCTGTGAAGAGGTTTCCAGGGTCTTCTGTCctgtcccgtcccgtcccgtatTACCGCACCCCAGTCAACATCTGTGGGGCTGTTATTGCTTCCTGAAGCAGCTGCTGTGTCTTTCTTGGCGAGGCAGCGCCGGAGGAGTGGAGCACTTGTGGTGTGCTACATCTGAAAGGTCTTAGCAGGTGGGAGGGTGGTCACCCGGCTGCAGGCAGCTCTAATATCTACTGATGTTAATCCAATTAGGCTTGATTTAACACTTTGCAGAGCGTGATTTATAGAGGCCTTTTATTGGTTTTCTGTAACATAATCAGTATGGAAACTTAATGCATTGTTTTGGAACGCACGTGTGACTGGAAGCCTGAAGGAAGGAGCCAGTTTGGGGCGCTCAGCgatttgaaatgaaacaccCACTTATAACACCAGCAAGACTGTTAGCGCAGTTTCCCTCCTTATTGCTTTTTATATCAGCCTCTGATACTCCAGAAGCATTGCAACCTTGAAAATATAATTCAATCTTCAAAGTGCATGCGAAAAAAGAGCAATATTTATTGAGATTAGCGGGGACACTTTGTCTGGAGCCCCTCCTTCTGTGAGCCCTGTTGATTTGTTTGAAGCATTCACGATGCATTTGAAACCCATGTTTAGATGGCTAATGGAAGTTTATAGACTGTGATTTAATAGCAGATCAGACAGTAGCGATTAATCTCTGTTTCTTGCATGTGTACGTATCCATTACATTACTGACAGAGGTGCAAATCAAATCAAAGAGATTGTGGTAATTGGAGAAAAGTAGGTGTTTTGTGAACTTTAGTGCTCCTGCTTGTATTACTGCAACATGCCGTTCTCTTGTCTCTTCTGAATTGGGCATGAAGTTGGTAATTGTCCTTTCTTCCTCAGTCACCCAGCTCCAGATGACCCTGGCTTCTGTTCAGGAGTTGCTGATCCAGCAACAGAAGAAAATCCAGGATCTCACCCAGGAGCTGGCTGCCTCCCAGGTACAGTAACAGGGTACCATCTCCACAGTCTCCTGTCCCCCTGGGTGGGAGACTGGGCTGCTACTTGTCATGCATGATTGTAGCTCAGGTTTAGTGACCTGTGAGATGAATGTTTGGCCGGCACATTTAAGGTATGGAGAGGTATGTTTTCAGTTCTGTTCAGCTCATGTCCTGCCACATAGATCACCCTGATTCTAATTCAGCCCTCTTCTGTTGTCCATAGAACTTTcataatcacacaaaaaaaattgttctgtcCCTATTCAGATGAATCAGGTTGGACTACATAGACCACTCCCATGGGCACATAGTCACTAACATGGTGACAAATCACCCACGTAGGCATTATCTCTGTAGTTCACCCTTCCGTGTGCAGTCCTCCTCCTGAACAGGCGTCACTCACGCATGGCCTAGGGTGAAGACGACAGTACATGCAGGattttatttacatgcaaaGCTGCTGGTGTAGGATTGAACATTTGCATTCAGATTGCAGTTTCCTCCTCAACCAAACTGTGCCTACTTTCCTGACTTTTTTAGACAGAATGTCTCCATGTAAGAAATTTGCAACTCTTTTcttgtaaaagtaaaataatacagAAGACTTGAGATGATCTGGAAATGTTTCTGTGGTTTGTATTTATGCAGTTTTTAGGGTCCTTCCTTATTTTAAAGCTCAAGGCTGTAACCTCTGTAGCCAGAAACTGTTTAGCCAGAAAGCCTATGAAGGTTTAGCCTCATGTCTGATGAATCTGAATCAGCCTGGTTTTATTATTGTCCCTCTGAGAAGGTGGTCCTTGTGAGGGGTTGTCCATTGCTATGGCTGACTAGAAAAAGAAGAAactcagcacacagtgacacaacaaaatgagtcctctgcatttaaccaatccacggggagcagtatgtggggacgttATCTTGtcggtggttcaggatttgaatctgtgacttttgGCGCTAGGACATCACTGGTCCAGGTTTGATTCCATAATTCATTCCATTATGTGTGGTACTGGCTAAATAAGGTCTATGAAACTAGTAACAAGCTTCATGATGTGATGATACATGATCATCAGTGATGACGAATGCGGTATTCTTCTACACGTATGTGGTATATTTCTACAGGACGCATGTGGTATATTTCTACAGGACGGTGCTTCAGACATATAGATGTATGCTACAGTGAGATGCATAGTGAATCAACTCAGAAGCTTATTCAGTCtctatattcattaaaaaaaaattgtgacatgGATTGGAccccattttaaaaaacactttagGACTGCAGCAGGGCCTTTGTTTTACGTCCACAGCTTGTTAAGCACGTGGGTGTTTGAACACAGCATCTGGATCCTGCAGGAAAGCATATGCCAACGCATCTGTCCACAAGCACAAATGGGAGAGAAAAATATGAAACTCCTCCGTCTTGACTTCTTTAGACCTGCAGACTGACTGACTCACTCACCGAATGCCGTTTCAGGACGTATGATTAATGACGTTATAATCAAGTATTAGAATTGGAGTTGTTTTGAGCTGGTACAGTGTGAAAGGAGCAAATGATTCAAATCGTCATAGTCATCCAAGCaacagctggtcatgtgactgtgttCCAGAGGTTTAgcatcatttttaattataagtgaaatactttttttaattgcagtCTCCACATGCATTATGGCAACATGAAATTTTTTCCAGTGTTGAAATGCCACAgcaaatgattatttttcaaGAACCAACTTCACTATATTTCTGAATATTGTTTTCTACCCTCCTCATGTTTAAATATGCTTTAATCCAATCCCATCCAAATGCTCAGGCCCTTTCAACTGTGATTGCCATTGAACCCATTTACAGTCAATAGAAAGATGCCGCTTTTTCTCTCAAGTAAATACATGGGATTAAAACATGGCCACCTCATTTGCCATGAGTGGCTTGCTGGATGGTTTTTTTATAAACCTTATATTTCACATCAAAACCTCCATTAAACAAATCATGACCCCTGTTTTATAGCAATAGAGCTGATCTTAAATTTTCTGAGACGCCAAGCCCTGTTGTCTCAAGCCATATGGGAAATTGGAAAACTGTATTCAGGTCCAGGGCGCGTGATGAAAAACACATGTTGAGGCGCGGAGCTACTTCATTTCATCTGGCGGTTTGTGCTGCCGCGGCCCTGGCTTCTCCACACTGCGCCGCGAAGGAGCGCCAATCCTGGCAATTAAAGTTCATAACACggaaatgtgcatttaacccaaaaCACATGGCAACTCCTGTTTCCTCAGCTGCTAAGTAAACACTTCTTATACTTTGAAACCACTGAATTACAGTTTGTTCTCTGGGCGCGCTGCACCATGTTGCTTCTAGTGGGATTCCGTGACGTATTTTTCCAGCCGTTTGCTGTGAATGAATTTATTTTGAGATGTTGTACAAATTCATTCTTTTCCCTAACATATCTCGACTGGCTGCGTCTAATTGCTGCGCTGTTTAAATTCACTGATCGTTTTCTCTATTAGTGGCTGCGCATGAAAGATTAGGAAATGTTCAATTTGTAGCAGGAGGGCCCTGCCACTGGGATGTTGAATAAATAGACTGAAATAAATTGTTCTAGAGTTTTTACTCCAAACCTTCCCGTGGGATTTATTTTGAAGTCGATTTCACCATAAATATACATGGTGTACAGGGCGGGAGCTATCAATGTGCAGAACTGTGAATTCGTTTGCATTCTGACATTTTTACTCTCTTAAGATATTATCTGATGCTGATGGTCTACAGTCTGAGTAATGCATTCCATGTCTGACTGTCGTCTCTGTTCCACTCTCCCACCTTCCTCTGAGGGAAGTTAATCAAATGGTCcttttcagttttcattttatttagttcGGATATTGGGATTACACTAACTACATAATTTTTGTAGACTATTACATTGTTGCATGCAAATTGTATAtattgtgcaaataaaatgcataatataTAATTTGAATAAAACTTATACAAATGGACAGACCTAACCAAAACTGCAACGATAACAAATCAAAACTTTGCAAATCTACCTTTGCATCCTCTCCTTGTCCCCTTGCCCATTATTCTAAtggtttttgtgattttatgttCATCTCTGGCCTCTGAGGCAAtacttgtttcttttttcctcttcatcATTATGCTACAGCTGAGGGCAGCGTGGGTTTAGCAGGACTGTAATGAAAGGGGAGCGGTAATAAGAGGGTCTTCAGACCAGCATAATGTGTACAGGTTGGATCAGATGCTCCAAAAACATAGGACCTTATCAGCAATTCCCACATCTAAAATCCCCTAGCCCCACCTTCAACACTGTAAATGGGTCTGGTCTCTTTCAGATGTGATTCAATTAATTTCGCTTTTAGATTTAATTACATGCAAAAGACTCCCAAGTTATCCCCCCCATTTCTAGATAGGGGGTCTCAGCCTCCTAACTAGTTGCCTCTAGTGAGTTGGAGATTCTTAATTAcactctcccccccccccccccccccccccccccccccccctcttctcccCCCTCTGGATCTTTTGCGTGGAGAGTCCAGGGGATTAGTGTTGGGCAGGACAAGGTTTGTTTGTGTGGATGGTTCAAAGCTCCAGGTACCCCTGTGAGTTGGTGAGGGTTTACAGGAATCGCTCTCTCCCCTCAGAAAGAACTCTGGAGCCTCTCCTAATCCCtcacaacatttatttgaatgttaTGCTTGTTCAGGGTTTGGTATTAAATTAGAGTTTGTTTTCAATACACACGTGGTACTTGAGAAACTCATCCGTAACGAACAGACAAGGCCGTGTGCAAAATACAAAACCACACCAGTCTTCCAGGTCACCCTCCCCTCTGATAGGAAATGACTTCAccagccttaaaaaaaaatgaaaagaaaaaggatggATTTTTAAAGTCATTTGCTATTCAAATGTTTGGGGGCCACTTCAATTGACCATCACTCCCTGTGGCAATTCATCCCATGCCAGCCCATGGGTGATAAGGCTTCCTTTTAATAAAACCCCCGACTTGTGGCGGCCCGATGAATGCTGCCATTGTTACGAGGGAGACCTCTTATCAAGAGCCCCGTCCTGCTCAAATCAGCAGTCGgaaatatggaaaaatatgtaaaaatagcATGATAAATTCCCTCTGCGTGAATACGCTTTATTGAGAAAGTAAAGTTTGTGTTTCCTCTCGCCTTTCCCACTGTGACTAAGAGATGATTAGAGAGGGTCTGAATGATGAGtgtgtaagatttttttttttttttttttttttgctctaaagTAGAATTGATAGAAGATCAGACACTTCAAGTTTATACAGAACCCGCAGGACACCTGACTGACTGAGCCTGGAGATCAGCTGACCTCCACTACAGAAGTCATGTGGGTTAATGCgcttatttctctctctcctccacagGCCTCCTCCACCGCCAATCGCATGCTGGAGTCCCAGAGCATCGGCGAGCTGAAGGCTGAGATTACCTCGCTGAAGGCTCTCCTCCTCAGCAGGTACATCTCCCGCAGCTCTCCCTGGCATATCACGTGGGGGGTGGTGGCCCCAGTTAGATTATGTGTAACATTATTTTTAGTATACAATACTTGTACATGATTATCTTTATCAAATCGACCCTAGTGTTTATTCGATATTCAGACATCCAGTACCTGCAAAATCGGGTGACGTACCAGATTCAGGTTAGTTTTTTTGGTCCCATGCTGTGTATTTTTCTCAGCACCTATTTGCAAGCGTCATGGCTACTCCAGCAGATAACAACGTTTAAACGTTTGGATGTGTAGCTGTCATCTTCACCCCTTCAGCAGGGCATGTTGCTGGAACCGGCTCATTACTGGTTAATGGGGCCTGATACATCACCAACAGGTTTCCCCACCCCCtcttcattaatattcatttgatTATGAAGGTCTCATGCAAATGAAGACCTAAGTAATCTCTTAGACATctgaataaaaaacatattcttattttccatttttgatAGTAATTGGCTTTGGTTAAAGACTGAAATGCCAGGAAAAAAAGACCATCTGTCACCAGCTTGTTACGACGTGCCGCCACAGTAACCATTTGATCTCTTCTTAGAAGTAACTTTAAATTTTTTGAAGACTTTAGTTTAGCTATTTAAATGTACAATCACATCCCTGCCAGGTGTGCTGGACATCTGCTTCAGTGCGGTGTTCTGCCGGCATAATTGCCGGCAATATGGACTagatttaataacattttcagATTAGAACAAAGTTTCATGCAGGGCAGGATGTGTGTGGCGCCCATAATGTTCACTCTTCAGGGGACCTGGTCAGTCTTTACTTTTCCTGACTAAATCCTGTTCTGCTTCTTCTTgactcctcctcatcctctccctACAGGAGGCAATTTCCAGCGTCACCATCCGTTCCCAAAATCCCCTCCTGGCAAATCCCATTAAAGCCTAACTCCCTGTCCAATCCGCCTTCTGCCAACCACACCAACAGCAGCAGTGACATATCCCCCGTCAGCAATGAGTCGGTCTCGTCCTCACCGGTCAAAGAGGGTCTCAGCACCCAGACCACCCCGTCTGGGGCGCACTGCCTCAATGGGGAGCCCGGCCTGGGCTCCATGCTGCCGCTGGACCTGAAGGACCAAGTGCGCATGGAGGTgcaaggagaagaggagaagaaagaggaggaagaggaggaggaagaagaagatgaagaggatTATGATGAGGTGGCGCATGTGGACGAGGACAACTGCGTGCAGACAGAAGATAGGAGGGGTGGAGACGGACAGTTCCACGAGCAGGTGGACAAGCTGCGCCGTCCTGAGGGAGCCAGCAATGAGAGCGAGGTGGACTGAGGAGGGGCCCGCCCACCAATCCGCTCCTCCCACCAACCTACATGTACCCTGCATCCACCCATTCTTCCTCTATCCATGTCCACCCAACCACCTGCTCACATCCCTCAGTCCCTTCCTTCTTCCACCCTGTACACCGTCCACctattcctcctcctcctctgtccttTCACATCCCTACACCCTTCCCTACACCCCTACTTCCACCCTTCCCTACACTACTATCTCCTCCCTTTCTTAGTCCTGTCCCAtgtttgcctgtttttttttttttgtttgcctcaCATGTGCTTTTGATTGAATTTATAGTTCTGTAGACCAGCATCTACTGTTGAAGTCAgaacagagtttttttttttcttcttccttttcatcACTGAATGGCTGGCTGAGCATCTCTCAGTGTGGATGAGAGGTGGGGGTTTAATAATTAGACCAGTACTGCGTTTGAGACACAACTCGTCAGCTGACCGGTTCTGTAGGTTCTAATACTGTATCCACTACATGTAAATAGATCAAAACATGATCATGTTAATTCAGTTACTTCAGAAAACTGGGGGGCTTGTGCTGAttgacctgtctgtctgtcctgaAACTCGTACCTTAAAATGGAGCATAAAAGATGTTTATTTGTCTCTGCCCAGCAGCTTGGGGGAACAGAGTCTCTCCCTTCACATGCCAGCAGTCCTCAGCAGGGCAACTGATTTGGTTTATGAAGTACGTTAATAATCAAATGATCAACAAATAACAGATGTATAACTTCATACGCCTTGAAATGTCAAGGAGGCTCAAATGGAAAATCTAATACTGAAAGgctgttttattacattatatt harbors:
- the pex14 gene encoding peroxisomal membrane protein PEX14 isoform X1 — encoded protein: MASTEQPEHQLQSGSAVREDAPPRDALIATAVKFLQNQKVRQSPLATRKAFLMKKGLTDEEVELAIQLSGSTEGPAGHPQILPSTQLTPVLHHSPGYRWRDYGALAIIMAGIAFGFHHLYRKYILPLVMGRREDKKHLQRIESSMAEMSGTLTQTVTQLQMTLASVQELLIQQQKKIQDLTQELAASQASSTANRMLESQSIGELKAEITSLKALLLSRRQFPASPSVPKIPSWQIPLKPNSLSNPPSANHTNSSSDISPVSNESVSSSPVKEGLSTQTTPSGAHCLNGEPGLGSMLPLDLKDQVRMEVQGEEEKKEEEEEEEEEDEEDYDEVAHVDEDNCVQTEDRRGGDGQFHEQVDKLRRPEGASNESEVD
- the pex14 gene encoding peroxisomal membrane protein PEX14 isoform X2 translates to MVVKPRGTSVVNRRGVEWRWRTASLCLWLSLTDEEVELAIQLSGSTEGPAGHPQILPSTQLTPVLHHSPGYRWRDYGALAIIMAGIAFGFHHLYRKYILPLVMGRREDKKHLQRIESSMAEMSGTLTQTVTQLQMTLASVQELLIQQQKKIQDLTQELAASQASSTANRMLESQSIGELKAEITSLKALLLSRRQFPASPSVPKIPSWQIPLKPNSLSNPPSANHTNSSSDISPVSNESVSSSPVKEGLSTQTTPSGAHCLNGEPGLGSMLPLDLKDQVRMEVQGEEEKKEEEEEEEEEDEEDYDEVAHVDEDNCVQTEDRRGGDGQFHEQVDKLRRPEGASNESEVD